From the Motacilla alba alba isolate MOTALB_02 chromosome Z, Motacilla_alba_V1.0_pri, whole genome shotgun sequence genome, one window contains:
- the LOC119695960 gene encoding sushi, nidogen and EGF-like domain-containing protein 1 isoform X1 has translation MSPSSIFFLLILGSLVDTKTSSEKGSLLYPYGLHQGDKINPKLDDGTSEAIPLSVPFTFYGKTYQTAFVNNNGVISFDEPVTQYTPNPFPLADGRPFVTPFWADVDNVRGGDIFYRQTTDPALLEDISQHITQYFPKSPFTATWALVATWDHVAYYGSVSEKGNTFQAVLTTDSKMFYIILNYWDIQWTTGAASDGDAETGLGGTAAHAGFNSGDDTNFYNIPGSQTDAIINITTTSNVKVPGRWVFRVDVFEVTGVDSPQLDNNCWL, from the exons ATGTCACCATCtagtattttcttcctcctgattTTAg GTTCCTTGGTGGACACCAAAACCTCATCTGAaaaag GATCCCTGCTCTATCCCTACGGACTGCACCAGGGGGATAAAATCAACCCCAAACTCGATGATGGGACATCCGAGGCGATCCCCCTCTCTGTTCCCTTCACCTTCTACGGCAAAACCTACCAAACTGCATTT GTGAACAACAATGGGGTGATCTCCTTTGATGAGCCCGTCACACAATACACCCCCAACCCCTTCCCTCTGGCGGATGGGCGCCCTTTTGTGACTCCGTTCTGGGCAGATGTGGACAATGTGCGGGGTGGGGACATCTTCTACCGCCAGACCACCGACCCGGCGCTGCTGGAGGACATCAGCCAGCACATAACCCAGTATTTCCCCAAAAGCCCCTTCACCGCCACCTGGGCTTTGGTGGCCACCTGGGACCATGTGGCTTACTATGGCTCCGTGTCTGAAAAG GGCAACAccttccaggctgtgctgacCACTGACTCCAAGATGTTCTACATCATCCTCAACTACTGGGACATCCAGTGGACCACAGGGGCAGCGAGTGACGGGGACGCTGAAACAGGACTTGGGGGGACTGCAGCACAT GCGGGGTTCAATAGCGGTGATGACACCAACTTCTACAACATTCCTGGATCCCAAACTGATGCCATCATCAACATCACCACCACCTCCAACGTCAAGGTCCCGGGACGCTGGGTCTTTCGGGTGGATGTCTTCGAGGTGACAGGTGTGGATTCTCCCCAGCTGGACAACAACTGCTGGTT GTGA
- the LOC119695960 gene encoding sushi, nidogen and EGF-like domain-containing protein 1 isoform X2, with product MKTQEKRHPFSGSLLYPYGLHQGDKINPKLDDGTSEAIPLSVPFTFYGKTYQTAFVNNNGVISFDEPVTQYTPNPFPLADGRPFVTPFWADVDNVRGGDIFYRQTTDPALLEDISQHITQYFPKSPFTATWALVATWDHVAYYGSVSEKGNTFQAVLTTDSKMFYIILNYWDIQWTTGAASDGDAETGLGGTAAHAGFNSGDDTNFYNIPGSQTDAIINITTTSNVKVPGRWVFRVDVFEVTGVDSPQLDNNCWL from the exons ATGAAAACCCAGGAGAAGAGACATCCATTTTCAG GATCCCTGCTCTATCCCTACGGACTGCACCAGGGGGATAAAATCAACCCCAAACTCGATGATGGGACATCCGAGGCGATCCCCCTCTCTGTTCCCTTCACCTTCTACGGCAAAACCTACCAAACTGCATTT GTGAACAACAATGGGGTGATCTCCTTTGATGAGCCCGTCACACAATACACCCCCAACCCCTTCCCTCTGGCGGATGGGCGCCCTTTTGTGACTCCGTTCTGGGCAGATGTGGACAATGTGCGGGGTGGGGACATCTTCTACCGCCAGACCACCGACCCGGCGCTGCTGGAGGACATCAGCCAGCACATAACCCAGTATTTCCCCAAAAGCCCCTTCACCGCCACCTGGGCTTTGGTGGCCACCTGGGACCATGTGGCTTACTATGGCTCCGTGTCTGAAAAG GGCAACAccttccaggctgtgctgacCACTGACTCCAAGATGTTCTACATCATCCTCAACTACTGGGACATCCAGTGGACCACAGGGGCAGCGAGTGACGGGGACGCTGAAACAGGACTTGGGGGGACTGCAGCACAT GCGGGGTTCAATAGCGGTGATGACACCAACTTCTACAACATTCCTGGATCCCAAACTGATGCCATCATCAACATCACCACCACCTCCAACGTCAAGGTCCCGGGACGCTGGGTCTTTCGGGTGGATGTCTTCGAGGTGACAGGTGTGGATTCTCCCCAGCTGGACAACAACTGCTGGTT GTGA